One Dioscorea cayenensis subsp. rotundata cultivar TDr96_F1 chromosome 15, TDr96_F1_v2_PseudoChromosome.rev07_lg8_w22 25.fasta, whole genome shotgun sequence genomic region harbors:
- the LOC120277029 gene encoding UPF0481 protein At3g47200-like, which yields MDEMTPLKPNDMSGGDRGLPDKHPIDIDRDCDVAWIKEFRSSVNKQRGRRPGKKPCTIFKIQDSICLRNEDAYRPLLISIGPYYHKRLPTSNNYVITLENQKWLCLRHLLFRNRIRGNATELLEKCLIAMKKLGDEIRSCYSHELDNLTDDHSLAQVMLLDGCFILQLILLFGEKTPANKKDDKEDEVGEAREMLSPLHTEEEEFQLPPLGMLWTWNILRFDLLKLENQIPFFVLTTLFDLFIAPSDERPNLVDLVFKLFSDIHPSDPKSQDSLELLEATKVHHLLHLFHSTLVPSKINSPLSIKRAIKAPKWIPNATELRQAGVKFVKKENARNFLDISYNNGTMEIPELSLHDHTDTLFRNMIAFEQCYPGVENQVSLYAIFMDCIIDTPNDAHLLHLKGILSNRLSTDEAAAELFNKLSYQIYYVLQGEYLHEFCDAVNSFHKKKRNRWRAKLMRDYFSNPWAIISLITAVVFLLLTLEQSSFNVLSYFHQT from the coding sequence ATGGATGAGATGACACCATTGAAGCCCAATGACATGAGTGGTGGGGATAGGGGGTTGCCCGACAAGCACCCGATAGACATTGATCGTGATTGTGATGTTGCGTGGATCAAGGAATTTAGAAGCTCAGTGAACAAGCAACGTGGAAGAAGACCAGGCAAGAAGCCATGCACCATATTCAAGATCCAGGATAGCATCTGTCTACGCAATGAAGATGCCTATCGTCCTCTCCTCATCTCCATTGGTCCTTATTACCACAAACGCTTGCCTACAAGTAACAACTATGTGATCACCTTGGAAAACCAAAAGTGGTTATGCTTGCGTCATTTGCTCTTCAGGAACCGGATCAGGGGCAATGCCACTGAGTTGCTAGAGAAATGTTTGATAGCAATGAAGAAATTGGGTGATGAAATCAGGAGCTGCTATTCCCATGAATTGGATAACTTAACTGATGATCACAGCTTAGCTCAAGTCATGCTGCTTGATGGTTGTTTCATACTGCagctaattttattatttggggaAAAGACACCTGCAAACAAAAAGGATGATAAAGAGGATGAAGTTGGTGAAGCCAGAGAGATGCTGTCACCACTCCACACAGAAGAAGAGGAGTTTCAATTGCCACCACTAGGCATGCTTTGGACATGGAACATTCTGCGGTTTGATTTGTTAAAACTTGAGAATCAGATCCCCTTCTTTGTCTTAACCACACTCTTTGATCTGTTCATTGCTCCAAGTGATGAACGTCCCAATTTGGTTGACCTTGTGTTTAAGCTCTTTAGTGATATACATCCATCCGATCCCAAATCTCAAGACTCCCTTGAATTACTAGAAGCCACTAAAGTTCATCACTTGCTTCACCtatttcattcaactcttgttccttccaagattaaCAGTCCACTTAGCATCAAACGAGCCATAAAGGCACCTAAATGGATCCCAAATGCTACTGAGCTCCGGCAGGCAGGAGTCAAGTTTGTCAAGAAGGAGAATGCAAGGAACTTCTTGGACATATCATACAACAATGGCACTATGGAAATCCCAGAGCTCAGTCTGCATGATCACACTGATACTTTATTCAGAAATATGATAGCATTTGAGCAATGCTACCCTGGCGTTGAGAACCAGGTCTCCTTGTATGCTATTTTCATGGATTGCATCATTGATACTCCGAATGATGCGCACTTGCTCCATTTGAAAGGAATTCTTTCCAATAGACTCAGCACTGATGAAGCTGCTGCAGAGCTTTTCAACAAGTTGAGCTACCAgatttattatgttttacaaGGGGAATATCTTCATGAATTTTGTGATGCTGTAAATAGCTTTCATAAGAAGAAAAGGAACCGATGGCGGGCTAAATTGATGCGGGACTATTTCAGCAATCCTTGGGCGATTATATCATTGATAACTGCTGTGGTGTTTCTCTTGCTCACCTTAGAGCAGTCATCTTTTAatgttctttcttattttcaccAAACATGA
- the LOC120276946 gene encoding probable disease resistance protein At1g61310 gives MHWLKYLDLSKTCVTFLPEEIGMLHELQYLNLSFSSLISLPSALVDLNKLKYLYCGGAKELNDIPQDLIARLKNLYALDLYSTGIFFFQGAYLDDLLSLSNLKGVGFNIDGLSALEKLLYVPKQRVRLIDSDECLTSISISPSLLGSNSELHLQELSIFFITELKELVMTSEDKTSWCLSHLKSLYLIFLPNLRDVIWEDLEPSYFLPKLAYMEIFECGSLTSLCWVAQLPSLQILKIARCRELRSIIAGDRHTMIEEGTAFRSLKTLALDDLPNLESIYEEGILSFPSIEVITMFNCWNLRNLSLGLHSAKNLVYIRVLPPNLWDDMDWEFKHHFSSFVL, from the coding sequence ATGCACTGGCTCAAGTATTTGGATCTATCCAAAACCTGTGTTACCTTTTTGCCGGAAGAGATAGGCATGTTACATGAGTTGCAATATCTCAATTTGTCATTCTCATCTCTCATTTCTTTACCTTCGGCTCTGGTAGATTTGAATAAGTTGAAGTATCTATATTGTGGTGGAGCAAAAGAACTAAATGATATTCCTCAAGATCTCATAGCAAGGCTAAAAAATTTGTATGCATTGGATTTATATTCAACTGGCATCTTTTTCTTCCAAGGAGCATATCTTGATGACTTGCTAAGCTTAAGCAATTTGAAAGGAGTGGGGTTCAACATAGATGGCCTTTCTGCATTGGAAAAGCTCTTATATGTTCCTAAGCAAAGAGTACGATTGATAGACTCTGATGAATGTTTAACTTCAATCAGCATATCACCATCCCTACTTGGAAGCAACAGCGAGTTACACCTTCAAGAACTCAGTATCTTCTTCATTACCGAATTGAAGGAGTTGGTCATGACATCAGAGGATAAAACTTCTTGGTGCCTTTCTCATCTTAAAagcttatatttaatttttctcccTAATCTAAGGGACGTCATTTGGGAAGATCTAGAACCAAGTTATTTTCTCCCCAAGCTCGCTTATATGGAAATCTTTGAATGCGGCAGCTTGACTAGCTTGTGTTGGGTTGCTCAACTACCATCTCTCCAGATTCTTAAGATAGCCAGATGTCGTGAACTGAGGAGTATTATAGCTGGTGATCGGCATACAATGATTGAGGAGGGCACTGCTTTCCGAAGCCTCAAGACATTGGCTCTTGATGATTTGCCTAATCTAGAATCCATCTATGAGGAGGGAATACTATCTTTCCCTTCCATTGAAGTGATTACTATGTTCAATTGTTGGAACTTGAGAAACCTCTCACTTGGACTTCACAGTGCTAAGAATCTTGTTTACATTAGAGTCTTACCACCAAACTTGTGGGATGACATGGATTGGGAGTTCAAGCATCACTTCTCCAGTTTTGTTTTATGA